TCTGCCTTCTGGGATATCGGTATGAAAAGgtaaaattctctctttttcttaaacaaaaaacaaattgtagcattcatattaaattaatggCGCAATGAAATGTTGGACAGGAATTCAACTCAACAACTGCTTGTTGTAATGGGAGCCTTGTACTCCGCATGCCTGTTCCTTGGAGTTAATAACGCTTCTTCTGTACAACCAATCGTTTCAATTGAGAGAACCGTATTCTACCGTGAGAAAGCAGCAGGAATGTATTCTCCAATTGCTTACGCATTTGCACAGGTAAAACCAATTCCATTTATGCATCATAATGTTGGATGGATGAATGGATCCGATCCTTAACAATCCTTAATAACAGGGTTTAGTGGAGGTTCCATACATTTTCACGCAGACCATATTGTTTGGTGTCATCACATATTTCATggttaattttgaaagaaatgcGGGTGAGTAGACTACTTTAGACCACTCTTTCAATGCCTCTATTACCCTTTTGTGATGAAACTCTGCTTGGAAATTTGCAGGGAAGTTCTTTCTTTATCTGCTCTTCATGTTCTTGACCTTCACGTATTTCACCTTTTATGGTATGATGGCGGTGGGGTTGACTCCTTCGCAGCAAATGGCGGCGGTTGTCTCTTCTGCATTCTACTCTCTCTGGAATCTTCTCTCCGGCTTTCTCGTTCCAAAACCAGTAAGCAAGTTTAATTCTCTACATAATATAGAATTGTTGATATCTTGTTCTAATACACAAAATACACAACCAAAATGTTACCAGAACATTCCGGGATGGTGGATTTGGTTCTACTACATCTCACCGGTGGCGTGGACATTGAGGGGTATTATAACCTCACAGCTTGGTGACGTGGAAACCATTATAGTGGGACCAGGTTTCAAGGGGTCTGTGAAGGAATACTTGGAATCAAGCTTGGGCTATGGGCCTGGTATGGTCGGAGTTTCGGTTGCGGTGCTCATTGCCTTCATCCTCGTCTTCTTTTCCGTCTTTGCTCTCTCCGTCAAAGTCATCAATTTTCAGAGGAGATAAGATAGGAAACCCAtttacatacatacatatatatatatatatatatatatatatatattcaggGGAGTTCAGATAGGAAAgccatttatatatatatagatatctatatatatgtCCGTATTTTCAGAGGAGATAAGATAGGAAacccatttttttatatatatatatattttcagcGGCTATAAGATAGGGAAgccatatatataatatatatatatatatgtgtgctTTCAAATTGAGATCAttgtatttccatttatttatatatatcaaattatatttaatttatatatatatatacctaaataataacaatagtAATAAATCCTAGCTCGAGCATAATTTATCATTCTAGGTTTCAATAGATGTTCACACTCGAACccttttaaaaatgtcaagGTCAATCAGTGGTTCAACCCATGAAAGAATCCCTCAAGTTATTTTTCGTGTTATTTATGAGTTTATTGCTTCATTAACCCACACGTGTCAGCTTTTTTAGTCTGACTTTATTTCTTAGTCTGTGCTTTATTTGGTAATAAAGTATGAAATGAGTTCGTCTAACTTCTCcttccaattttatatttaaaaagttataaagtttgatattttaaaaaaatttgagaatttaataactataaaaaaaaaaatataaagaaagtAATATGAAATTAGGATTTAGGCTGTGTGTGTGGGAGAGGGGGTTGGTCTGTGGgctataaatattaaatctaatCGGCCGATTTACGTGTGACCATGGATAGAGATTCATCATTGACGTCAAAAACCAGTTCTCACGCTTTCAACCTCGCCCCCATTACCATCTACCACTTGTTTTCTCCCAATTCCTCAAACCTCCATCTCTATCCCCCTTCTACTACCTAATTAGGGTTCCCGATTTCTTCGATTTCTTGCCTCAGAATTCTTCGGAACGCCACAAACTTCGTTCTCATTCCCGATTTTCGAGCTGTTTTTATAAATTCTAGCATCGGTTCCCATGAAGAACCCTAGGaataggaagaagaagaagaagatcccGGCGGCTTTGGAGCCGACCGCTGCTATTATTGTTGCCAAAGATGACATTAACGCCGTCGGCGCGGTGACCGAGGCGTTCTCGGCGGCTTCTTTGAACGATCCAGCAGCGAATGCTTCTCGTGAAGCTAGGGTCGGCTTGAACGAAGATGCTGATGCTTTTGATTCTGGCTTCGGCGACTGTATCGATGATCTGACAACGACTTCGTCGTCCAGCGCGATCACGGCTTCGTGTTCGAGTTCGTATTCTTCGGAGGATGTTTTAGATTATAAGGGTTATATGGGGAAGAAGCAGAAGCGGATCGTTGCTTCCACGGGAACAGTATCCACTGTTTTAGGGAAGGATTATGTTCGGTCGTCCTTGAAGAGAGATTCGAGGAATAAATTCATGGAGTTTGACCATGGGAACATTTCTCAACAGGAGGCGGAGCAGTTCCTTTGCTCCATGCTAGGAAACGAGTGTGAACTGAGCATGGCCGTCGTAAGAGATGTGCTCTGTAAGTACCGTTCATATTCCTCATATCTCTTTCCTTAACGCGCTAAAGTTTATGGGAGAAATATTTAGATGTAATGGTGTCTGAATGGCAAACGATGCTATTTTTCCAGCTTGACTCATATTTGTTCGATGCATTTTAATAACCTAAAAGTCATCCGCATATATCTGTAAATCGAGTAGATTATCTAATGTGTCGATGTAGGATAGATTATAAGTAAACTTTAACATACATATTGAACCATCTGAAGAACACGGGTTAGCCATTCACAACTCTGTAGGTTCCACAAAAGAGTTACAAAGATAAACAAGGAGAtaactaaaattaaacttGGCTCCCAAAAGGTTCACAATGTAAGGGTATGcataacatttttttcctACCTTGAGAGAAAGAATACAGACATCATATCAAGGTTGTAACTAAACCACATTGCAAATTTCAGGCTTCAATGCTCCAATTGGGAGAGAAGTTTCTAGGGAAAATATTTAGTTAGAACATCTTAAGGCTTGCAGTAGACAGAAAATGTCCACCTTGTTTTGGAGCCATTTGTAATCCCCATTGGCTTGGGGATGTACCCCTATTCCCACGGTTCCATTATTTCATTGCTAATGAAAAGTCTCTCCTATAGAACAAGTTTGGTAGAAAAAGGGTTGACGATCAAGTTATTATTAAGGTCGTCGGAAGAGGTGTGAGCTCTTTCCAAGTTTCATGTCCCTCGTTTGGGTGTCTATCTCAAAATACGTTTATAATTATCGTCTTGGTGTTACTTTTGGAATTACTCTTTTGGTGTTTTTCATGTTGTAACAAACTTAGATATTAGTTTTGTCGGTTCCTTGACTATCCAGTTTTGTCTCTGCAGGTCAATGTGGATATGATGTGGATAAGGTACTGTGAGTTTTCTACTTCTGtatattgattttcttctaTAATATTGTATTGTCTGAAGTTTTCTACAGAATGTAACTTATTTGGGTCCTATTTACTACGTGAATATTTACTGTAGACATGctagataataatttttttactacCATGTTTTGTAATTCTAATTATGGGTTTTATCTAACTTCTCAGGCTTTAAATGTTTTACTTGATTTAGCTGCCCCTAGACAGTCTGGAAGTGATAGGTACTCACGTAATGGTGCTGACTTCGAACAAGATTTGAGATCTCCAGTTGAACAGATTGAAAATGTGAGGAAgatttttcccctttttgaAAAACCTTCTGCATTCAATCATGCAGATAAATATGCTTACTATGTGCTATATAATTTACACTCCTCTTTCTGAAATATGGaatcatttgaattttgtggACAGTCGCTAGATCGTGCATCCGATTCTACCTCCTATTCGTCCGAAAGTGAATTTCAGGAGAGTATATGGTCGATTGCTGCTGGTTGTAGgtaatttggtttttttattaCTGTTTCTGTATTTAATCTCAATGAATTGAACATATAGTAGTACCTTTGGGTTCAACCTGACCCATCTATCATTCTAAATGTCTTTGAGTTTTGAAGCGCCTGAGATAACATCCTTGGGCATTGCTCTGTATTTTGAACTCACAAGGTctcattcaaatcaaaatcgtgttttaaaaataggaaTGATGTGAAGGTTCTTGGTGGTTCCGAAGTCGAAGAATCACAGCCCTCAAGACGTATTGAATCTGAGCTCCCTCAGACATTGTTAGAGACTTTATTCAACGTTCCGAGAAGTCCTGAATATGAACCCAGCGCCATGAATTGGAGAAGTATGGTTAAGAAAATGCAATCTCTGGGACCTGCCATTGATGTCACTGCCTTAAGTTGTGTCCAGGATACTTGTGACAATAAAGGTAATTTTGCAACTTctttatgttatttcttttgtattatatACTCTTTCCATCCTGTCCTTCTCATCAATTATGTaaagaaaattgaatcaaGGTAAATTTGTTTGTTGAGATCTTCCTAACTTTAGCTACCAATTGTGTTCAATGTTACAGCTAAAGATGACTATCAGTTCTACAGGAAAAATGCAAATCAGCATTGGGATTCCGCAAAATCCTATTACCAGAAGGTAATATACTTTTAGTACTTTACAGGCTTTTAATATCGGAACGAGTTTAGACTTATATATGGTCGCATTTTTCTCTAGGCAACAACGACGTATACAAAAGGAGAACGCAGTTATGCATCTTACCTATCAGAGCAGGTTTGTTCGCGTCAAAACGAATCTGCGTAATTCCAGCACGTGCatggttcatttttctggctttttttgtgtgtgtagATTTTCTTTGTTGAATCTGTTCTGGCttgtccatttattttatgaacttCTCAATTAAATTAAGCGGATAATTCAGAAATCTTTTAATCATCCTGTCCCTGTGAATGGTCAGTAAAATAACGTACATTTTGATGATAAGAACATATTCAGCTTAACCTATTGATTGTGCAGGGGAGAGCGCAAGCTAGACAGGCGCAGAAGGCTGATGACAAAGCAAGTCACAATATATTTATAGCCAGGTAATTCTATTgcttaaaacttaaaagctCGGCAGTTTTCGTTTTTAAATGTGAATTAAACAACCATTTACTGATTGTTGCAGAAATAGGGAGATAGAGAATGTGATAACAATTGATTTGCATGGGCAACATGTGAAACAGGCAATGAGGCTTCTTAAAATGCACCTCCTATTTGGATCTTATGTTCCCTGTGAGTATACCACCTGCCAATACCTATGTTTTTATGCACTCCTTCCTGGTTCAcgacaaatttttattttcactgtTTTGCTCACTGTatatcttttttgttttggaaaaaatcatttttaccCTCGTACTTGGCTCACTCAGTCAATTTTGATCTCATCTTTTCAAACTTCATCAAATTGAAACCTATACTTGAATAACTGGTGATGGGTGAGAAATTAGTACCCCCTCCacaaaacaaattagaaaattcCCTTAGAACAAACTGATAGCTTACAAAACTTATGATAAATAACGTCCAACTCGATCAATTCACTCGATACCAACAAAAATACTTTCATCCAACTACCATATGTATTAAAAGAAAGATACATAACTTAGTTTAGGGggtaataatttttcatactCATTGaagtttgagtttgatttgATAAAGTTGAACGTCAAAATTGACTGTGAGCCAAGTAGAGGGTTAAAAATGGGATTTTTTTCTATGTATTTGCTATTGTAGCCATTCAGTCCCTGAGGGTTATCACCGGATGTGGATCTCATGGTGTAGGAAAATCAAAGCTGAAAACTTCGGTATGTGTTATATACTAAGCCTGGATGTTGTGGGTTTGGAGAATCATCTAATACTAACTTGGCATATGTTGTGTTGTTTGAGGGAATCATATAATATGTCAACATTTTTGATGGCGCAGGTAATCAAACTCCTAGAAAATGAGGGCATCAAATGGAGTGAAGAGAATCGGGGAACCATACTGATCAAGCTCAGTGGTTACAGAGAGTTTAACTTTCTGGATTCTCATAGCGATACCGAGTAAGACTTCTACTAATTCATTGAAATGTCCAACAACACATATAAATGTATGTATGACACCTTTTTAGCGCATAACGCAATTGATCAAGGGAAGGGCATTGGAGCTCATTGTGTGAACATATAGAAAGTGGGTGTAGTTACACAGTTAGGCGAACAACTTATATTAGGCCTCTAATAAACCATAACTAGTGTATAACTCGTAGTTATGCCCCTACACCATTTTTCTTGCCCCCCCCCCCCCNNNNNNNNNNNNNNNNNNNNNNNNNNNNNNNNNNNNNNNNNNNNNNNNNNNNNNNNNNNNNNNNNNNNNNNNNNNNNNNNNNNNNNNNNNNNNNNNNNNNNNNNNNNNNNNNNNNNNNNNNNNNNNNNNNNNNNNNNNNNNNNNNNNNNNNNNNNNNNNNNNNNNNNNNNNNNNNNNNNNNtttttttttttttttttttatggaggGCAGAGGGGTGGGTGGGTAGAAGATTTGGTCCATGGTGGTAACGGTAGACTAAGTTGGCTTTTGCTGATTGAATGGTCATGTATTACCTTTGTTGTTGTACCCTGTAGTTCTCCCCCtcctaatatatttatgattctCTTTCTAGATCACTTTGATTGATAGATGCAATAGGAAAGGATAAGATGGCCCATTACCTGAGATTGGTTATATATACATTGCATTATAACATTCCCATGCTTGATCAATTCAAGGATAATAATGAGTATAGTTTAATAACCGAGGAATTCAAGAGGTTTTTTGAACTCAAGACTTTTTTATGAatctatttctttaaaatcaaGTAATCAGATTTGATCT
The Cucurbita pepo subsp. pepo cultivar mu-cu-16 chromosome LG16, ASM280686v2, whole genome shotgun sequence genome window above contains:
- the LOC111777513 gene encoding SMR domain-containing protein At5g58720 isoform X1 gives rise to the protein MKNPRNRKKKKKIPAALEPTAAIIVAKDDINAVGAVTEAFSAASLNDPAANASREARVGLNEDADAFDSGFGDCIDDLTTTSSSSAITASCSSSYSSEDVLDYKGYMGKKQKRIVASTGTVSTVLGKDYVRSSLKRDSRNKFMEFDHGNISQQEAEQFLCSMLGNECELSMAVVRDVLCQCGYDVDKALNVLLDLAAPRQSGSDRYSRNGADFEQDLRSPVEQIENSLDRASDSTSYSSESEFQESIWSIAAGCRNDVKVLGGSEVEESQPSRRIESELPQTLLETLFNVPRSPEYEPSAMNWRSMVKKMQSLGPAIDVTALSCVQDTCDNKAKDDYQFYRKNANQHWDSAKSYYQKATTTYTKGERSYASYLSEQGRAQARQAQKADDKASHNIFIARNREIENVITIDLHGQHVKQAMRLLKMHLLFGSYVPSIQSLRVITGCGSHGVGKSKLKTSVIKLLENEGIKWSEENRGTILIKLSGYREFNFLDSHSDTE
- the LOC111777513 gene encoding SMR domain-containing protein At5g58720 isoform X2 gives rise to the protein MKNPRNRKKKKKIPAALEPTAAIIVAKDDINAVGAVTEAFSAASLNDPAANASREARVGLNEDADAFDSGFGDCIDDLTTTSSSSAITASCSSSYSSEDVLDYKGYMGKKQKRIVASTGTVSTVLGKDYVRSSLKRDSRNKFMEFDHGNISQQEAEQFLCSMLGNECELSMAVVRDVLCQCGYDVDKALNVLLDLAAPRQSGSDRYSRNGADFEQDLRSPVEQIENSLDRASDSTSYSSESEFQESIWSIAAGCRNDVKVLGGSEVEESQPSRRIESELPQTLLETLFNVPRSPEYEPSAMNWRSMVKKMQSLGPAIDVTALSCVQDTCDNKAKDDYQFYRKNANQHWDSAKSYYQKATTTYTKGERSYASYLSEQGRAQARQAQKADDKASHNIFIARNREIENVITIDLHGQHVKQAMRLLKMHLLFGSYVPFNFDLIFSNFIKLKPILE